The following coding sequences lie in one Klebsiella huaxiensis genomic window:
- a CDS encoding MFS transporter: MARFLICSFALVLLYPSGIDMYLVGLPRIAQDLGASEAQLHIAFSVYLAGMAAAMLFAGRIADKSGRKPVAIFGAIVFVLASLLCSQAQVSTHFLIGRFIQGIGAGSCYVVAFAVLRDTLDDRRRAKVLSLLNGITCIIPVLAPVLGHLIMLKYPWQSLFYTMTGMGVLVGLLSIFALRETRPTSIPHTETQQNIAPESLLNRFFLSRIVITTLSVTTILTYVNVSPVLMMEEMGFDRGTYSMAMAMMALVSMVVSFSTPFALTLFKPRTLMLTSQVLFFIAGVLLSLSTSQAMTMLGLGLICAGFSVGFGVAMSQALGPFTLRAGVASSVLGIAQVCGSSLWIWLAAIVGLSAMNMLIGILIACSIVSIVLIMVASPSRAAQRYEETPVESRS, translated from the coding sequence ATGGCACGCTTTCTTATCTGTAGTTTTGCGCTGGTTTTGCTTTATCCATCCGGCATCGATATGTATCTGGTCGGCCTGCCGCGCATCGCACAGGACCTGGGGGCCAGCGAAGCGCAACTGCACATTGCCTTCTCGGTTTATCTCGCGGGAATGGCCGCCGCGATGCTGTTTGCTGGCCGTATAGCGGATAAATCAGGACGTAAGCCGGTCGCCATATTCGGAGCTATAGTCTTTGTTCTGGCGTCCCTGCTCTGTTCTCAAGCGCAGGTCAGTACCCACTTCCTGATTGGGCGTTTTATTCAGGGGATTGGCGCGGGTAGCTGCTACGTCGTCGCCTTTGCCGTTCTGCGCGATACCCTCGACGATCGCCGCCGTGCCAAAGTCCTGTCGTTGCTAAACGGCATCACCTGCATTATTCCGGTACTGGCTCCGGTGCTGGGCCATCTGATTATGCTGAAATACCCCTGGCAGAGCCTGTTCTATACCATGACCGGCATGGGCGTTCTGGTGGGCCTGCTTTCGATTTTTGCGTTGCGGGAAACGCGCCCAACCTCCATACCGCACACGGAAACACAGCAAAATATCGCCCCCGAGTCGCTACTTAACCGCTTTTTCCTCAGCCGAATTGTCATTACCACCCTGAGCGTGACGACTATCCTGACCTACGTTAACGTCTCCCCGGTGCTGATGATGGAAGAGATGGGCTTCGATCGCGGGACCTATTCCATGGCAATGGCGATGATGGCGCTGGTCAGTATGGTAGTTTCATTTTCGACGCCGTTTGCCCTGACGCTATTTAAGCCGCGCACGCTGATGCTGACCTCACAGGTTCTGTTCTTTATCGCTGGGGTGCTGCTTAGTCTCTCCACCAGCCAGGCCATGACAATGCTGGGACTGGGGCTTATTTGCGCCGGATTCTCCGTCGGCTTTGGCGTGGCGATGAGTCAGGCTTTAGGGCCATTTACCCTGCGCGCGGGCGTCGCAAGCTCAGTTTTGGGGATTGCTCAGGTCTGCGGCTCTTCGCTGTGGATTTGGCTGGCGGCGATCGTCGGACTCAGCGCAATGAATATGCTGATCGGGATACTCATTGCCTGTAGCATAGTAAGCATTGTTCTGATTATGGTCGCTTCCCCTTCGCGGGCCGCGCAGCGCTATGAAGAAACCCCTGTCGAGTCTCGATCTTAA